A stretch of Primulina tabacum isolate GXHZ01 chromosome 13, ASM2559414v2, whole genome shotgun sequence DNA encodes these proteins:
- the LOC142521943 gene encoding uncharacterized protein LOC142521943, which produces MFVGSKVKDFAADYVIRLISSSPYYPQANGQAEASNKVLIKILQKMIEEILRDRPRLLFETLWANRTLKMSATGVSPFTLAFGHEAVSPMEIMVQSLRVAMQS; this is translated from the coding sequence ATGTTCGTGGGATCCAAAGTGAAAGATTTTGCAGCAGACTATGTCATCAGATTAATCAGTTCCTCGCCTTATTATCCCCAAGCTAATGGTCAAGCAGAGGCTTCTAACAAAGTGTTGATCAAGATCTTGCAGAAAATGATAGAGGAGATTCTAAGAGATCGGCCTCGATTGTTATTCGAGACCCTATGGGCAAATAGAACTTTGAAAATGAGCGCTACAGGAGTAAGTCCTTTTACATTGGCTTTTGGGCACGAGGCTGTATCACCAATGGAAATCATGGTTCAATCTCTGAGGGTAGCCATGCAAAGCTAG